In Gordonia sp. SL306, the genomic window TCGATGGTCATCTCGCTGACGTGCCGCATGATCACCGACTCCGGGTCGACCTCGTGTGCGGCGAGGGCCTCCCGGACACCTTCGTCGCGCTCGGCGCACTGGGGAATGCCGAGGTCGCCGTTCACCACCGCGAGCGGACCTCCGAGGCGCAGCAGATGTTCGGTCGCGAGACGACCACCCAAGACGTCGTCGATGGCCACCGAGCATCCCTCGGAGACCGACGCGCGCCGATCGACGAGCACCAGGTGACTTCCCACCAGCCGCAGACGTTCGAGCCGTTGATGATCGGCGCTCAAGGTCACCACGATCGCGCCCGCGGCGCGGAGCTCGGCCAACGCCGCGAAGTGGTTTCTCTCCCGGTCCGGATCGTCGCCGCTGACGCAGAGGGACACGGCGTACCCGGCGCGCGACGACGCCGCGCACACCGCATCGGTGATCTCCGCATAGAACGGATTGACGATGTCGGGCACCACGAGCCCGATCAGGCGATTGGAGCCGGTGCGTAGTGCGCCGGCGGCGCGGTTCGGGACAAAGTCGAGTTCTTCGATGGCGGCCATCACTCGGTCGCGGGTGGCGGGTGCCACGATCTCCGGCCGGTTCAGGGTGTTCGACACCGTCGCAGTGGACACGCCCGCCAGCCGGGCGACCGCGGCGACGCCCAGATCCGGTCGGCCGCGGCGCGATTCCCTGCTCCGTGCCACCACTCACCTCTCTCGAAAACGACCATCTGCCGGCCCATTATGCTCTCGGCGGTCAGTTCATCGTCCGATGAGTCACCAGCACCGAGTCATCGGTGAGGACCACCGCATTGCAGGCGAAGGTGTTGGTCGGCCCGAGGCGCGCGGCACTCGGGAGATCACCCGGTACCGACACCGATCCCCGCACCGCCCATTCGGTGGCCACCGACGAGCGATCATGACCCGCGTCCCGCAACGCGGACTCGTCGTCGGGCCCCACGCTGGTGGTGCGGGTCGTGACATCGGAGAACCCTGCGGCTGCGGATTGCGACGCTGCCGTGCCACTGCCGGCCTCGGCCAATCGGTCGCGGACATCGGCGCGGATCACGTCGAGACATTTCGCGGTCGACTCCGTCTTCCGTTGTTCGCGGTCGTCCAGCGTCGATCGACCGTGCAACACCAGCAGAGCGATCACCACGACGACGACCACTGCCCCGACGATCCAGAGCGGTGAACGACGGGGAACGCGTACGCGAGACACTCCACGATCATCGACCAGCAGCGACCAAAAGTTGGTCAATTCGCCCGTTGGCTGCGGGCTCTCGACGAGTCGTCGTCGTTCCTGAGCTCGTTCTGTCCCATCCACCAGCGAGCGATGTCGATGCGCCGGGCGAACCAGACGTCCGGGTGTGCGCTCGCGTACTCCAGGAAGCGCCGGACCGCGTGCGCCCTCGCGGGCCGCCCGACGAGGCGTAGGTGCAGTCCCAGGCTCATCATGCGTGGCGCCTCGGATCCACCGAGGAGCAGTTCATCGAGCGTGTCGATCAGTTCGTCGCCGAACTGACGGCCGGTTGCCAGTCCCGGCGTGGTGGCCAGTCGCATGTCGTTGGTGTCGAACGCGTACGGAAGCACCAGATGCGGCTTACCGAACTCGCTGTCCCAGTACGGGAGTTCGTCGTCGTAGGCATCGCTGTCGTAGAGAAGGCCGCCGTGTTCGACCACGAGGCGGCGGGTGTTCGGACTGGTGCGGCCCGTGTACCAACCGAGGGGTCGCCGTCCGGTCGCCGAGGTGATGGCGTCGACCGTCCGCGCGATGTGATCGCGCTCCGTCTCCTCGGCGACGCCGTGATAGTCGATCCATCGATATCCGTGGCCGCAGATCTCATGGCCGCGAAACGCGAACTCGGCGGCCAGTTCTGGATAGCGCTCCACCGCCATCCCACACGCGAACACCGATGCGGGTACGCGATAGGCGTCGAGGATGTCGAGGAGTCGCCATACTCCGACCCGTGTACCGAAGTTGTACATCGATTCGGTCCGCAGGTCGCGCGCCCCGAACCGCGGCCGACCGTCGGCGACGTCGCAACCGCCGTTCTCCGACGAGTCATCGCCGTGGAGCACATTGTGTTCGGCGCCTTCCTCCCAGTTGATCACCACGCTGACCGCGAGCTTCTTGCCTCCCGGCCACCGCCACATCGGGGGTTGCTCCGCGTAACCGCGCAGGTCGCGGGGATACGTTTCACTCAACGCGGGCCGCCTGATGCGCCTGGCGGTAGGAGATCGATGTCGCATCGGCCAGTCGCGCAGCCCACCACACGGTGGCGATGGCCGAGTCGATCGCGTGGTCGGTGCTGGTGGACACGTTGGTGGAGATCACCGCCACCGGCCTGCCCTCGGGACCGGCGAGGGCTACGACGGTGGCGTCGAGTTCGGCCTGCGGGATCTTGGCGTAGTCGATGTTGCGGGTGATGCCACCCGCCTTGTCGACCTCCACCGAATAGCCCTGATCGCTCAGGCACTCGTGCACTCGACGATGCAGGGCATCGGCATTGGGCGTGTACAGCGCGATCCGTTTCGTTCCGGCCTCGGACAGGGCGGCCATCTGCGCGCGATACGACGTCGACGTCGGAGTGCCGGTGCGCGTGTGCATCGCTGCGGCGATCGAGTCGTCGGCGTGCCGGCTCAGCCAGAAGCCGGTCGTGCCGGCCCACATGATGGCGTCACACTCACAATCGGCCAGCAACTCTGCCGCGTCTGCCAAAGTGTCGGTGGCGAACTGACTCTCCGATTCGGTTCCCTCCTCCACCGAGCGGACCCGAATTCGAGTGCAGACCGCCGAGATCCCAAGGGCCGAGATGAGATCAGTCGAGTTCAGCAATCGCTCCATGGTCGGATTCGACGACGGGATGACGAATCCGATACGTGGTCGGCTCACCGTCTCCTCCTCTCGTTCATTCCTGCACCCACCAGGTGCGAATCATTCGGCGATGCGAGACGCTCTGCCAGAGAACACAACCGGCTCTCGGTCCCCGGAACACCCACCAGCTGCACCGATATCGGCCGCCCGTCGTCTCCGTGGCCGACCGGCATCGACAACGCGGCCAGCCCGGTGAGCGACACCGCCCGCAGATGTGCCATCAGCTGATGCCCCGACAACGATCTGCCGCCGACCTGCACCTCTTCGGCAGAGCCCACCGCTCCGGTCGGCGCGCACGGCACGATCACGGCGTCGTACCCTCTCAGTGCATCGCCGATGCGCCGACGGACACGCATGGCGGTCGTCCACGCATCGCGAACGTCGCTGCCGACGACCACCTCCCGCGGCGCGGCCTCCAGCACCGCACGGGTGGAGCCGCAGAGGAGTTCTTCACGCCCACGGGCCAATTCGTGGACATCGGCGTGGTCGTCGAGCTTGGCGCGTAGCTCGCTGTACGCCTCCAGGGCGTCGGCGAACAGTCCGTCGGCCGGGTCGACAACCAGCCCGCCCTGCCGCGCCCACTCGACGACCGACGACAACGCGGTCCGCACATCGTCGGAGATCGGCGCGATCTCCGAGCCGTCGGTGACCAGCACCCGGCCCGTCGACTCCCCGTGTCCCTGCTGATCCGCGAGCACACCGATGACGTCGGCGATCTTGCCTGCGGACCGGGCCATCACACCGACCACTTCGAGTTCGCTCGCCAGTCGCCATGGGGCCCTGGCGAGTCCGATCGGTGCGCTGCGGTCGGCACCGAGCCCGCCGATGCGTCCGTACGTCGGAACGTTGCCCACGCCCGGACGGAGCCCGAAGATGCCGAGCGCCTGGGCTGGCCAGCGGATGGAGCCGCCGTAGTCGCCGGCGATCGCGAAGTCGACGATGCCGGTCGCGACGGCCACCGCGTCGCCGCCGCTCGATCCGCCGGGCGACAGGTCGTCGCGTGTCGGGTGCAGAACCCGACCGCCCAGGCGAGTGTCGGTGTCGATGCCGAAACCGAATTCCGCACAGTTGGACTTTCCGAAGAAGACCGCACCGGCCCGGCGCGCGCGGGCGACCGCCGTGGCATCGACCTCGGGACGAAAGTCGTCGAGGACGAGGCTGCCCCCACGTGTCGGGACACCGGCGACAGCGAACAGGTCTTTGACGCTGAACAGGTCGCCGTGCAGCGTCCCCGGACGGGCGACGGTCGCCTCCGCACGTACCGCGTCGGCGTCGACGTGGACGAAAGCGTTGTTCCACGAGTAGTTTTCGTATCTGGAGAGCGCCTGTTCGACAGCAGTTTCCGTGGTCAACGGACCCGCTCTCGTTCGGCACGTACGCCGGCCTCGATACGATCGGCGATCGCGCGTCGCAGATGGTTGAACTCCGACGATGTCACATCGCGCGGATGCGGTGAGTCGACCTCGAAGATCTCGGTCACCTGACCGTCGGCCATGGTGGCGATCCGATCGCTGAGGACCAGAGCCTCTTCGATGGAGTGGGTGACGAACAGGGTGGTCACCTGACGCTCTTGTTGCAGCCGCACGGCGAGCTCCTGCATCTCGCGGCGCACATACGCGTCCAGGGCAGCGAACGGTTCGTCCATCACGAGCACGTCGGGTTGCATCGCGAGCGCCCGCGCGATGCCCACGCGCTGCGCCATGCCGCCGGACATCTGGTGCGGATACCGGCCGGCGGCGTGCTCCAGACCGACCTCGGAAAGCTGTTGCAGCGCTCTCGCCTTGCGTTCGCGCCGCGACAGATGGAGGTGCCGCAGGCCCTCGGCCACGTTGCCTGCCGCAGTGAGCCAGGGGTACAGGGTCGGCGCCTGGAAGACCACGGCACGGTCGGGTCCTGCGGTGCGCACCTGGCGATCACCGACCCGAACCGTTCCCGAGTCGGGTCGTTCGAATCCGGCGAGCAGATTGAGCAGGGTGGTCTTGCCGGTGCCACTCGGACCGAGCAGCGAGAAGAACTCGCCGGCTGCGATCTCGAGTGTGCACTCATCGAGGGCCGTGGTGCAGCGTCCTTTCTGCCAGTACTCCTTGGTGACCCGGTCCAGTGTCACGGGCGTGGACGTCGTGGTGTCGATCGTGGTCATGCGCGTACTCCTGTTGCGGTGTGCCAGCGGAGGGCCGATGCGGTGATCGCGCGCAGGAGCATATCGGTTGCCAGACCGCAGATCCCGAGGACGATCATGGCGGCGAACACGCCCGGGTAGTCGAGGTAGTTGTAGCAGTTCCAGATGGTGTAGCCGAGGCCGGAACGTACGGCCAGCATCTCCGAGGTGACCGCCATCATCCAGGCCAGGCCGAGTCCGATGCGCAGCCCGCCGACGATCCCGGGCAGCGCGGCGGGCAGGACCACCGCGAACGTGGTGCCGAGTCGGCCGCGGCCCATCATCCGAGCGGCACGCACCAGGTCGCGGGCAACTCCCGAGACCGCCACGGTGCTCGACGCCGCGATCGGGAAGACCGCACCCAGGAACACCAGGAAGTAGTTGGTGACCGCGCCGATGCCGAGAACGACGATGCACACCGGAATCCAGGTGGTGGGCGGAACCGGTCCGAGGATCCGCATGGTCGGGGTGAGAAGTTCATCGGCCCATCGGGATACGCCGATCAGCAGACCGAGGAGGACGCCGATCACCGCCGCCGACAGATAGCCGATCGCGACTCGCTCCAGTGTCGCAGCAACGTCGCCGGGCAGCTTGCCGCTGTAGAACATGCCGCCCTGCGATCCGGTGGCCCAGTCGTTCAGCGTGGACAGCACCATCGACGGCGACGGGATGAGCGCCTTGGGAAAGATCTCCAGGCGTACCACCACATCCCATCCGGCCAGGATGAGGATCGGGACGATCGCCCCGACCGCTATCCGTCGAATCATCGTGGCGGCGTTACCGGTTCTGCTTCGGAGATCGCGGGGTTGCGGACCGAGAGCCGGGTCGGCGGTGGTCTGCGTCTGCGGCTCGGCCAGAACCATCGAGTCGCTCATTGTGCGTCGCCCAGTTCCGTGGAGGGCTGGCCGGTTGCGGTGGCGAGCATCGAGTAGTCGATGTGCTCACGCAGTTGCGCGTCGGTCAGCGGCTTGGAGATCAGCTTCTGCGCGTACATGGCGTCGGCGATCGCCTTGATCTGGGTGAACGGCATGTCGACGCTCGGTGAGAGTTGCGTCATGGCCTCGTCGATCGCGGGCTGCGGCACGTTGGTGTACTTCTTGATCGCGCCGATCCAGTCTTGCTGCCCTTCCGGAGTTTTCAGGTACGGGACGAGTTCACTCATGCCCTGCGCGACCGCTTTGACCTTGTCGGGCTGCTTGGCGATGTAGTCCTTGCTGACCACCACCACGTTGGTCAGATCACCTGCGGCCTGGTCGTAGGGGAACGTGAAGTGCTCGGCGAACTTCTGGTCGATGATCTCCGCGGCGAACGGCTGGGCGGGGATCGCGGCGTCGACCGAGTCGTTCGAGAGCGCCTGTCCCATGCCCTCATAGGGCACGTTGGTCATCTCCACGTCGTTGTTGGGGTCGATGCCCTTCATCGGGAGCTCCAGGCGCAATTCGATGTCCTGGACGGTGCCGAACTGTGATGCGATCTTCAGCGGCTGACCGTCGGCCTTGGCCTTCTTCGCCGCGGCGGTGAAGGCAGGCCAGTCGTTCGCGTTCAGTCCCAGCTTCGGGCTGACCACGAAGTCCGAGCCACCATTGACCTGCCCGCTGATCGCGACGATCGGCAGTCCCTTGGAGATGAGGCTGACGAGTGCGGTGTAGTCGATCTGTCCGACGTTGATCTGGCCCGACGCGAGGCCGGTGCTGAGATCCGACAGCTTGGTGAAATTCTGGTAGGTGACGTCTTGTCCCGGCATCTTGTCGGGCAGCAGCGACATCGAGAGGCAGTGTGCGCATTGGGGCGAGGCCACCACGATGCTGTCACTCGAGGTGTCGCTGCCGCAGCCGGCGACAAGGGCGGTCGACGCGGCGACCGCGACGGCGGCCAGGGTGGTGGTCAGTCTCTTGGTGAATCGTGCACGGCGCATGGCTGCGCTCCTCCATCTCGCTGATGACGTGGGTACGGCCTGAGGCCGACGTCATTGACGGTAGGAAGGCGCAGTTGCCCGACCGTAACGCGGGAATCAAAGATGATTACGCAAGTGGTCTTACCAATCTGCCTGTCGAGGTCGCGGCGTCCTCGTCAATGACCGGGCTGGTCGCCGCGCGTCGCCGACGCACCCGGGCGATGGTCGCACCGTCTCCGCCGAACAGGTCGCCGCCGATCCGGGACAGGTGATCGGTCATGGCGTCGGCCGCACCATCTTCGTCGCCGAGCGCGATCGCCTCGAGGATCTGCCGGTGCTCGTCGGCCTGCACGTCGGACTGGTTGGTGGTGGCGCTCGACCCGTTGAGCAGCGCCCACATCGGGTGCGACGCCACGTCGACCAGTTGTCTCGTC contains:
- a CDS encoding LacI family DNA-binding transcriptional regulator translates to MARSRESRRGRPDLGVAAVARLAGVSTATVSNTLNRPEIVAPATRDRVMAAIEELDFVPNRAAGALRTGSNRLIGLVVPDIVNPFYAEITDAVCAASSRAGYAVSLCVSGDDPDRERNHFAALAELRAAGAIVVTLSADHQRLERLRLVGSHLVLVDRRASVSEGCSVAIDDVLGGRLATEHLLRLGGPLAVVNGDLGIPQCAERDEGVREALAAHEVDPESVIMRHVSEMTIDNGQQAIEEILEADRPRAIFCTNDQLAVGVVRGLSAAGLSVPDDVAVVGYGDLPLAWESLVPLTSVKQPKNELGELAVSLLLDELDAETGGTEHTHQARRLSPELVIRESAPS
- a CDS encoding allantoinase PuuE codes for the protein MSETYPRDLRGYAEQPPMWRWPGGKKLAVSVVINWEEGAEHNVLHGDDSSENGGCDVADGRPRFGARDLRTESMYNFGTRVGVWRLLDILDAYRVPASVFACGMAVERYPELAAEFAFRGHEICGHGYRWIDYHGVAEETERDHIARTVDAITSATGRRPLGWYTGRTSPNTRRLVVEHGGLLYDSDAYDDELPYWDSEFGKPHLVLPYAFDTNDMRLATTPGLATGRQFGDELIDTLDELLLGGSEAPRMMSLGLHLRLVGRPARAHAVRRFLEYASAHPDVWFARRIDIARWWMGQNELRNDDDSSRARSQRAN
- a CDS encoding amidase, giving the protein MTTETAVEQALSRYENYSWNNAFVHVDADAVRAEATVARPGTLHGDLFSVKDLFAVAGVPTRGGSLVLDDFRPEVDATAVARARRAGAVFFGKSNCAEFGFGIDTDTRLGGRVLHPTRDDLSPGGSSGGDAVAVATGIVDFAIAGDYGGSIRWPAQALGIFGLRPGVGNVPTYGRIGGLGADRSAPIGLARAPWRLASELEVVGVMARSAGKIADVIGVLADQQGHGESTGRVLVTDGSEIAPISDDVRTALSSVVEWARQGGLVVDPADGLFADALEAYSELRAKLDDHADVHELARGREELLCGSTRAVLEAAPREVVVGSDVRDAWTTAMRVRRRIGDALRGYDAVIVPCAPTGAVGSAEEVQVGGRSLSGHQLMAHLRAVSLTGLAALSMPVGHGDDGRPISVQLVGVPGTESRLCSLAERLASPNDSHLVGAGMNERRRR
- a CDS encoding ABC transporter ATP-binding protein, whose translation is MTTIDTTTSTPVTLDRVTKEYWQKGRCTTALDECTLEIAAGEFFSLLGPSGTGKTTLLNLLAGFERPDSGTVRVGDRQVRTAGPDRAVVFQAPTLYPWLTAAGNVAEGLRHLHLSRRERKARALQQLSEVGLEHAAGRYPHQMSGGMAQRVGIARALAMQPDVLVMDEPFAALDAYVRREMQELAVRLQQERQVTTLFVTHSIEEALVLSDRIATMADGQVTEIFEVDSPHPRDVTSSEFNHLRRAIADRIEAGVRAERERVR
- a CDS encoding ABC transporter permease; this translates as MSDSMVLAEPQTQTTADPALGPQPRDLRSRTGNAATMIRRIAVGAIVPILILAGWDVVVRLEIFPKALIPSPSMVLSTLNDWATGSQGGMFYSGKLPGDVAATLERVAIGYLSAAVIGVLLGLLIGVSRWADELLTPTMRILGPVPPTTWIPVCIVVLGIGAVTNYFLVFLGAVFPIAASSTVAVSGVARDLVRAARMMGRGRLGTTFAVVLPAALPGIVGGLRIGLGLAWMMAVTSEMLAVRSGLGYTIWNCYNYLDYPGVFAAMIVLGICGLATDMLLRAITASALRWHTATGVRA
- a CDS encoding ABC transporter substrate-binding protein — its product is MRRARFTKRLTTTLAAVAVAASTALVAGCGSDTSSDSIVVASPQCAHCLSMSLLPDKMPGQDVTYQNFTKLSDLSTGLASGQINVGQIDYTALVSLISKGLPIVAISGQVNGGSDFVVSPKLGLNANDWPAFTAAAKKAKADGQPLKIASQFGTVQDIELRLELPMKGIDPNNDVEMTNVPYEGMGQALSNDSVDAAIPAQPFAAEIIDQKFAEHFTFPYDQAAGDLTNVVVVSKDYIAKQPDKVKAVAQGMSELVPYLKTPEGQQDWIGAIKKYTNVPQPAIDEAMTQLSPSVDMPFTQIKAIADAMYAQKLISKPLTDAQLREHIDYSMLATATGQPSTELGDAQ